TGCCGGAACCGCCTCCACGCTTCAAGCGACTGGCGCGATCAGTTTTGCCGCCGGCGCGCAGATCAATCCGACCCTGACCAATCTCATCAATAGCGATACGGTCGGCAATAATGCCGTCAGCCGCTTTGAAATCGCCAGCGGCTCTTCGGTGACTGTCACCGATCTGGACGCCCTTAACGCGTCAGACGATGGTAGCTTCCTGTTTGATACGGCCTTCGATCTGTCGAACGACACGCTTTTCGTGACCGTCGATCTGCGCGAAGCGACGGCGCTCGGGCTCGACCCGACACAAATCGGTCTTGCGGAAAGCGTCTTCGGAGCCACCATGCAGGCGCTGCAGAACAATAATTCGCTCGGCAATCAGATCGCCAATCTCGGCACGGCCAGTGAGTTTTATGCTGCCTACAACCAGCTTCTGCCAGAGTTTGCGGCGGCAGGCCGTCAATTCGTCATCGCCAATTCTGACGGCGCCGTCGGAGCGGTCGGCAATCATCTCGACTCTGCACGGCGCTCCCAGGACAAGACAGGCGGCGCCTGGATCCAGGAATTCGCCTATTTTGCGGACCGCGATCTTGCGGGTCTGTCTGAACAATATCGCGGCGAAGGGTTTGGTTTTTCAGCCGGTCTCGACACGGCGCTGGGTCCCTTCCATGCGGTCGGGGTCAATGTTGCCTTCGCGTCGACCGAAGTCGAGGATGTCATCGGCGTCGATGACCCGCTCGACATGACCAGTCTGATGGCAGGTCTCTATGCCGGATATGAAACCGGCAATATCGGCATTGATGCCTATGTCGGCGGCGGCTTCAACCAGTTCGACCAGAACCGGCGCATTCAAGTCGGCACATTTGGCGGCGAAAGCAGTGGTGACTGGGACGGCACGCACCTGAACGGGTCGCTGCGTGTCGGTTATGACATCAATCTCGGTAAACGTTTCTGGGCGCGGCCTGTCGCCAGCCTCGACTATCTTCGCCTGAGCGAAAGCGGTTACGAGGAAACAGGTGATCTGGGCGTGGCCCTGATTGTCGATGACCGGACGTCCGAAATGGGTGCTGTGACCGGGCTGATGAATTTCGGCGCGGAATTCAATGGCGCACGCACCTGGATCCGGCCTTCGATCCGGATCGGCTACCGCAATGAATTCCTCTCGGACCCGGTTCTGACGAGCTACCGCTTTGCCGGGATCAACAACGCCCTGCTGGCAACGACGGAATCGGCTGACTTCCCCTCATCGGGTCTACTGGTCGGGTTCTCAGTTGCCGCCGGATCAGGGTTCTCCTCGGTCGGCTTCGACTTTGACAGCGACATTCGCGAAGGGTTTATCCGCCATACGGGCCGCATCGTTATCCGTCTGCTGTTCTAGTCGAACAGGCGGCCCGATAGCGAGACCGTGCCGCTTGACTCCAGTCCATATCTAACACGGCTGATCGAGCGTTTCGGTCCGCCTGGTGATCAGCTTGCACATCAGGCGATCGCCGCGCTGGACAGTGCGACAGCCTCCGACCTCTCGACACTCAAGGCGCAGTTTTCTCTCGGCTGGGCCTATTTGGCGCTGAACAAAATTATTTCCTTTGACGCGCTGGGCCAATTGCAGAGCGATTTTGCCGACCGCGCCGTCGATCTCGCCCTTCGCGATGCCTGGCACGCCGAAAAACTGACCGGTGACCCGGACGGCGTCTTCATACTCGGTCTTGGTAAGCTCGGCGGTCATGATCTCAACTTCAGCTCAGACATCGATCTGATCGCCTATTATGATCCGGACAGGGTGCAGGTGCCCAGGGCGCGCGGGCAGGCCTATGTACTGGACCGGGTGATGAAACGCCTGACCAAAACCCTGATGCCGCCCCATGATCCGGATTTCGTCTACCGTGTCGACTGGCGGCTCCGACCCGAGGCCTCCGTGACCGGTCTGGCGCTTAGCACAGTACAGGCCAGCGACTTCTACTTCTTCCGGGCCCTGCCCTGGCACCGTCTCGCGCTGCTGAAAGCCCGGATCATCGCAGGCGACCAGCAAGTCGGACAGGAGTTTCTCGACCATCTGACGCCTTTCATCTGGCGGCAAAATCTGGATTTCCGTGCGCTGGACGAGTTGGCCGCCCTGAAGTCCCGCATCAATCTGGAACATCCTCGCCTCAAGCAGGAACGTAGTCAGGTCCGCCCGATTTTGGACGAACCGCTGGGCTTTAACGTCAAACTGGGTGCGGGCGGCATTCGGGAAATCGAGTTCATTGCCAATGCGCAGCAGCTGATCTGGGGCGGCAAACATTACCCACTGCGGACAACCAACACGCTTCATGCTTTGCAGGCGCTTTGCAAGGAAGGCCATCTGGATGCTGACATTGTTGACAGGCTGTCGGAGGCCTATCGCGATCACAGGCGGCTGGAGAATGCCTTGCAGATGCTGCAGAACGGGCATGATCATGTCATGCCGTTGACGGTCGAAAACTGGGATGCCTTGGCCAGCCTGATGGCCGTCCCGACGGCGCAACTCATGTCCGTCACGACGGCGCATCGGCGTCTGGTTCATGAACGATTTACAGCGACGTTTGCGCAGGACCGGCCAGTCGAGCGGCTAGAGTCGAAAACGAACACCGAGCTGAGCCTCTTTTCAGACACGGTCCGCGGAACCGTTCAGGATTGGCTGTCGGGCTTCAGACGCCACGGTATTCGCGCTTCGCGGAGCGCCCGGCTCGAACCGCTCGGCGCAGCATTGGTCGCGCGAGCCGCACAGGCGCAGAACCCCGACCAAGCCGTCGGGCGGATCGAGGAATTCCTGCGCAAGCTTTCGCAATCGGACCAGTATCTGTCTTTGCTCGCAACCCATCCCGGACTGCTCGACGCGCTGATCGACCCCTTGCTCTACAGTCCGCACATGTCGGTTCTGCTGGAACAGTCGCCGCATCTGATCGATACGTTCCTGGATCCCTCCCCGCCCAATGCGACCTTCGTTCTGGCCGAGGAGGATTACGAAACGCGGCTGGAACGGTTGCGCCGCTTCGTCAATGAAGGCCTGTTCCAGCATTATCACGGATTTCTGAGCGGCGTTCAGGACTGGCGCGGTCTGGCGGCAGGACTGACATCTCTGGCCGAAACAGCGATCGAGACGTCCCTGACCATTGCTCGGCATGATCTGGGCGTGGATGAGCTGCCGATCTGCGTGCTAGGACTAGGTAAGCTGGGCCAGAGCCTGATGGCCCCGCAATCGGACCTCGACCTTGTCTTTCTGTTCGAAGACGGGGTGGACCGTGATCTGGCCAGCAAGGCAGTGCGACGCCTGCGCACCATTATGACGACCCCGCTGCGCGAAGGGATCGCCTATGAGCTCGATATGCGCCTCCGCCCTTCCGGACGGTCCGGTCCGCCGGCCGTCACATTGTCGGCCTTCCGACGACATCATGAGCAGTCTGCCCGGAACTGGGAGCATATCGCCCTGGTCCCGGCCCGTATCGTGGCCGGTGACCCTGATCTGGGCGACGATATCAGACAGGTACTCAACACCACTCTGTCACGCCCGCGCGACCGCGACCAGCTACTGGCCGACGCCCATTCCATGTGGAACCGGATTCGCGACGAACGGATCCGGTCGGTACCGACCGACCGGTTCGATACGAAGCTGCGGGACGGCGGCCTAATGATGGCCGATTACTGGGGCGCTGTCGGACGGTTACTCGGCGGCCCCGAACTGATCGAAGCACGCGAAGCCTGGACGGCTATTCTATACTGGGAACGGCTGCTCGGCCTGACAGGCGCGCCGCTTGAGAGCATGCCAGACCGTTATGCCCCTTTGCTGCCCGTCGGACTGCAGGATAGGCAAGAGCAACTCCAGGATCAGGTCAGAGCGGCGTTTGAGAGCTACGGAGACGCGCCTGAAAACACATCCATGGACCCCATACGCTGGACTTAGACCGTTTGCGCCCACAGAGTTGTGCGTGGGTTGCCGATCACTATGCTTTAGTCCTTGCCGGGCCTCGCAATAGGCTCATATTGGTGGCTGATTCACCCTTCGTTCCCACCTCGGGATCACCCATTTGGACAGCGATATGCCCGCAGCCCGCAAAGACCTGACTGCCAATGGGGGAGATTACTCCGCCAAGGACATTCAGGTTCTGGAAGGGCTGGAACCGGTTCGCCTTCGCCCAGGCATGTATATTGGCGGTACAGACGACCGCGCCTTGCACCATCTCTTCGCCGAAGTAATCGACAACAGCATGGACGAAGCCGTCGCCGGACATGCGACACGCATTGAAGTGCATCTTGACGCGGATGGCTTTCTGTCCGTGACCGATAATGGCCGCGGCATTCCGGTAGATCCACACCCCAAATATAAGAACAAATCCGCGCTGGAAGTCATTATGACCGAGCTGCATTCCGGCGGGAAATTCAACGATGGCGCCTATGAGACGTCCGGCGGACTGCACGGCGTCGGCGTGTCGGTCGTCAATGCGCTATCGGACGTTCTCGAAGTCGAAGTTGCCAAGAACAAGCAACTTTACAAGATGGCGTTCGCGCGCGGCAAACCACAAGGCAAACTGCAGAAGCTGGGCGCGATCAATAATCGTCGCGGTACGACTGTGCGCTTTCACCCTGACCCCGAGATTTTTGGCAAGACGGCGGCCTTCCGGGCGGCGCGCCTGTTCCAGATGGCGCGGGCCAAGGCCTATCTGCAGCCCGGCGTCGAAATCCGCTGGTCCTGCGATCCGTCGAAAATCAAGGAAGGCAGCCCGACCCCGACCCAAGCCGTGTTTCACTTTCCCGACGGCCTGAAAGACTATCTGAACGAGACGATCGGCGAGAAACCGACCCTGATGGAAATCTTTGCCGGACGGTCGAAAAAGGATAGCGGACATGGCCGCGTCGAATGGGCCGTCACGTGGAGCCCGGCGGGTTACGGCGAAGCGGACAGCTTCGTGCGGTCTTATTGCAATACTGTGCCGACCCCGGGCGGCGGAACGCATGAACAGGGCATGCGCGCGGCCATCACCAAGGGTTTGCGCGCCCATGCCGAGCTGACGGGCATGGGCAAGAAGATGAGCCATGTTACGCCCGACGATGTGATGTTCGGGGCGGGTGCGCTCGTCTCCGCCTTCATCAAACAACCTGAATTTCAGGGTCAGACCAAGGATCGTCTGTCCAACTCCGAAGCCGCCCGTCTGGTCGAGAGCGCCATGCGCGACCCATTCGATCATTTCCTCGCCTCCCGCCCGAACGAGGCGCAGAAGCTGATGGACTGGGCGATCGAGCGCGCAGACGAACGGCTTCGCCGCCGCAAGGCCCGCGATATCAAACGCAAATCGGCCACGAAGAAGCTCCGCCTGCCGGGCAAACTGGCTGACTGTTCGAAAAAGGGCAGCGAGGATACGGAACTCTTCATCGTCGAGGGCGATTCGGCGGGCGGATCCGCCAAGCAGGCGCGGGATCGCAAGACACAGGCGATCCTGCCGCTCAAGGGCAAGATCCTGAATGTAGAGAGCGCGACCAATGCCAAGATCGTTGCCAATAACGAAATTAACGATCTTTGCACTGCGCTCGGTATCGGGCTCGGCAAGAAATTCGATCTGGACGATCTGCGCTATGAACGCGTGATCATCATGACCGATGCCGATGTGGACGGCGCGCATATTGCGGCGTTGCTGATCACATTCTTCTACCGCATGACACCCGGTCTGATTCAGGCCGGTCGCCTCTATATGGCGATGCCGCCGCTCTACAAGATGAGTGCGGGCGGCAAGACGGTTTACGCGCTGGATGACCTGCAGCGCGCCGAGTTGATGGAAACAGAATTCAAGGACCGCAAGAAGGTCGAAATCGGTCGCTTCAAAGGCCTCGGCGAAATGAACCCGGCACAGCTGAAAGTCACGACCATGGACCCGGCCACGCGAACCCTCGCCCGTGTCGTGATCGACGGCGAGGACACGGTGACGACCGAGTCCCTGATCAACACCCTGATGGGCAAGAAAGCGGACCTGCGGTTCGAGTATATTCAAGAACACGCGCAGTTTGCAGATGTGGCGGTGTAGTCGCTTGCGTCGGGGCTTTTCTTTGTTGGCAAGCACCCTGCTGGCGACAGGCTGCGCGACGTCAGAATCAGCACCCCGCGCATATGCACAGTGTGACGTCGAATTTGTCATCCTCGGCATCGGGCAGGATGGTGGCGCCCCGCAAATCGACAATCATGAGGATCCGGCGTGGACGGATCCATCGTTGCAGCTACTGGCTGCATCGGCAGCTTTGGTGGATCACCGTTCGGGAAATCGATATCTTTTCGAAGCTACGCCCGACATGCGTGAGCAACTCCACCGACTTGAAACGGAGGTTGGGGCCGCGAAAGCAGACCTGCCGATGGGCCTATCAGGGGTGTTCCTGACGCACGCCCATATTGGGCATTATGCCGGTCTGATCTTCGCCGGGCACGAATCTGCAGGAGCAAAAAAGCTTCCCGTCTATGCTATGCCCCGAATGGCAGACTATCTCTCCACGAATGGACCATGGGACCAGCTCGTCCGCTATGACAATATTGGCCTGGTACCGATCCGGGACGGTGTGGAAACGCGGCTGAACGCATATTTGGCTGTCACGCCTTACCAAGTTCCACACCGGGATGAATATTCAGAGACAGTCGGATTTGTGGTAAGCGGGCCAACCAAACGCATCCTGTTTCTTCCTGACATCGATGACTGGGATCAATGGGACCGCGACCATGGCCACACTATCGAGGCCATGTTGGCCAAGGTCGACACGGCCTATCTGGACGCAACCTTTTTCGATGATCATGAATTGCCCGGTCGCGACATGTCCGCCATTCCCCACCCGCGCGTGACAGAATCCATGTCCCGGTTCGAGGGTTTGTCGCGCGCGGAGCGCGACAAGATCCGGTTCTTCCACCTCAATCACACCAATCCTGCCCGCTACCCGGGCTCGGACGCCGCCAGAACTATCCGCAATCGCGGCTATAAGGTGGCCAAGATGGGCGAACGGGTCTGTCTGGATTAACGGCGCACGGCCGCTTCAATCCGCTCCATCATCTCTACAAACCGGTCCTGCTCGTTCACATCCAGAACATTCAGCATCGCCTTAATGTTCGCGCGGTCCTGCCTGTGAATCTTGTGACGCAGTGCCACACCTTTTTCCGACAGGCGATAGACTTTCGCGCGCCCATCGGTCGGATGATTCCCTTTCTGCAAAAAGCCCATTCGCACGAGCCGATCGAGTGCTGACTGCATGGTCGTCGCTGGAACACCGAGTTGCCCCGCTATATCAGTGGCCCGACTGTCAGGCTGCGTCTCCAATCGCTTGAGCGTCTGATAATCAACCGGATTATAGCGCAGAGGACGCGGCTGTCCGTCCGCCCCTTCAACCAGGTAGCGGTTCAACACGGCATCCACGGCCCCCAACAGCCTGTCT
This genomic window from Algimonas porphyrae contains:
- the parE gene encoding DNA topoisomerase IV subunit B, giving the protein MPAARKDLTANGGDYSAKDIQVLEGLEPVRLRPGMYIGGTDDRALHHLFAEVIDNSMDEAVAGHATRIEVHLDADGFLSVTDNGRGIPVDPHPKYKNKSALEVIMTELHSGGKFNDGAYETSGGLHGVGVSVVNALSDVLEVEVAKNKQLYKMAFARGKPQGKLQKLGAINNRRGTTVRFHPDPEIFGKTAAFRAARLFQMARAKAYLQPGVEIRWSCDPSKIKEGSPTPTQAVFHFPDGLKDYLNETIGEKPTLMEIFAGRSKKDSGHGRVEWAVTWSPAGYGEADSFVRSYCNTVPTPGGGTHEQGMRAAITKGLRAHAELTGMGKKMSHVTPDDVMFGAGALVSAFIKQPEFQGQTKDRLSNSEAARLVESAMRDPFDHFLASRPNEAQKLMDWAIERADERLRRRKARDIKRKSATKKLRLPGKLADCSKKGSEDTELFIVEGDSAGGSAKQARDRKTQAILPLKGKILNVESATNAKIVANNEINDLCTALGIGLGKKFDLDDLRYERVIIMTDADVDGAHIAALLITFFYRMTPGLIQAGRLYMAMPPLYKMSAGGKTVYALDDLQRAELMETEFKDRKKVEIGRFKGLGEMNPAQLKVTTMDPATRTLARVVIDGEDTVTTESLINTLMGKKADLRFEYIQEHAQFADVAV
- a CDS encoding MBL fold metallo-hydrolase, whose product is MASTLLATGCATSESAPRAYAQCDVEFVILGIGQDGGAPQIDNHEDPAWTDPSLQLLAASAALVDHRSGNRYLFEATPDMREQLHRLETEVGAAKADLPMGLSGVFLTHAHIGHYAGLIFAGHESAGAKKLPVYAMPRMADYLSTNGPWDQLVRYDNIGLVPIRDGVETRLNAYLAVTPYQVPHRDEYSETVGFVVSGPTKRILFLPDIDDWDQWDRDHGHTIEAMLAKVDTAYLDATFFDDHELPGRDMSAIPHPRVTESMSRFEGLSRAERDKIRFFHLNHTNPARYPGSDAARTIRNRGYKVAKMGERVCLD
- a CDS encoding MarR family winged helix-turn-helix transcriptional regulator, whose translation is MNRDHTDRLLGAVDAVLNRYLVEGADGQPRPLRYNPVDYQTLKRLETQPDSRATDIAGQLGVPATTMQSALDRLVRMGFLQKGNHPTDGRAKVYRLSEKGVALRHKIHRQDRANIKAMLNVLDVNEQDRFVEMMERIEAAVRR